A stretch of Natronococcus sp. CG52 DNA encodes these proteins:
- a CDS encoding DUF192 domain-containing protein: protein MVLERVWKGLLVVAAVAVVGAFLVQLGVVAAPWSEDRADVRILDDGGEPKAVVDAEVADTRGEQYTGLSDHDSLESGEGMLFVHASEDERTYVMRDMDFGIDIIFVDADREIATIRHAPEPGPDEDGSEQEYRGEAKWVLEVPLGYANETGIEPGDEVEIGLENDG from the coding sequence ATGGTCCTCGAGCGGGTCTGGAAAGGGCTCCTCGTCGTCGCTGCGGTCGCCGTCGTCGGAGCGTTCCTCGTTCAACTGGGCGTCGTGGCAGCGCCCTGGAGCGAGGACCGAGCCGACGTCCGAATCCTCGACGACGGTGGCGAACCGAAAGCCGTCGTCGACGCTGAGGTCGCGGACACTCGCGGCGAGCAGTACACCGGATTGAGCGATCACGACTCGCTCGAGTCGGGCGAGGGGATGCTGTTCGTCCACGCCAGCGAGGACGAGCGGACGTACGTCATGCGGGACATGGACTTCGGCATCGACATCATCTTCGTCGACGCCGACCGCGAGATCGCGACGATCCGCCACGCGCCCGAACCCGGTCCCGACGAGGACGGCAGCGAACAGGAGTACAGGGGAGAGGCGAAGTGGGTACTCGAGGTTCCCCTCGGCTACGCGAACGAAACCGGCATCGAGCCCGGCGACGAGGTCGAGATCGGGCTCGAAAACGACGGGTGA
- a CDS encoding ester cyclase produces the protein MSIEDNKVLARRMQEDVWNEGDVDAIDDLLAEDFIQHSPWEPSELHGRDEFKQQIRDFHAAFPDLHGTVDDVIAEGDTVANRFTMHATHQGEFMGVEPTGNEIELVGTIFARVEDGRIAERWVVDHVLGFLEQLGTVSER, from the coding sequence ATGAGCATCGAAGACAACAAAGTGCTCGCCCGCCGCATGCAGGAAGACGTTTGGAACGAGGGAGACGTGGACGCGATCGACGACCTCCTCGCCGAAGACTTTATCCAGCACTCTCCGTGGGAACCGTCGGAGTTACACGGCCGAGACGAGTTCAAACAGCAAATCAGAGACTTCCACGCCGCGTTTCCCGACCTGCACGGAACGGTAGACGACGTCATCGCCGAGGGTGACACGGTCGCGAATCGGTTCACCATGCACGCAACCCACCAGGGCGAGTTCATGGGCGTCGAACCGACGGGAAACGAGATCGAACTGGTCGGAACGATCTTCGCCCGCGTCGAGGACGGACGGATCGCCGAGCGGTGGGTCGTCGATCACGTGCTGGGCTTCCTCGAACAACTCGGGACGGTGTCTGAACGATAG
- a CDS encoding DUF7344 domain-containing protein, with amino-acid sequence MVALSSDREDQELSADTILELLANRRRRYLLYALRGQEGPVELSRIAEQVAGWEHDVPPDEVAKNEYKSVYVSSVQCHVPKLADAGVVDHDEENHTVILSDNFGQLAPYLRIVVKDEPENSTLHAALEAESEGGLIGQIRENVARLKH; translated from the coding sequence ATGGTAGCACTTAGCTCGGACCGGGAGGACCAGGAACTGTCGGCAGACACGATTCTCGAGCTGCTGGCGAACCGTCGACGACGGTATCTCCTCTACGCGCTTCGAGGCCAGGAGGGGCCGGTCGAGCTCTCGAGGATCGCCGAACAAGTCGCCGGCTGGGAGCACGACGTGCCGCCGGACGAGGTCGCCAAAAACGAGTACAAGAGCGTCTACGTCTCGTCGGTGCAGTGTCACGTCCCGAAACTGGCCGACGCGGGCGTCGTCGACCACGACGAGGAGAATCACACCGTCATCCTGTCGGACAACTTCGGACAGCTCGCTCCCTACCTCCGGATCGTCGTCAAGGACGAACCGGAGAACTCGACGCTCCACGCCGCTCTCGAGGCGGAATCCGAAGGCGGGCTCATCGGACAGATTCGGGAGAACGTCGCCCGGCTCAAGCACTGA